In one Gopherus evgoodei ecotype Sinaloan lineage chromosome 1, rGopEvg1_v1.p, whole genome shotgun sequence genomic region, the following are encoded:
- the RPS3 gene encoding 40S ribosomal protein S3, which produces MAVQISKKRKFVADGIFKAELNEFLTRELAEDGYSGVEVRVTPTRTEIIILATRTQNVLGEKGRRIRELTAVVQKRFGFPEGSVELYAEKVATRGLCAIAQAESLRYKLLGGLAVRRACYGVLRFIMESGAKGCEVVVSGKLRGQRAKSMKFVDGLMIHSGDPVNYYVDTAVRHVLLRQGVLGIKVKIMLPWDPSGKIGPKKPLPDHVSIVEPKEEILPTTPISEQKGGKPEQPAMPQPVPTA; this is translated from the exons ATGGCGGTGCAGATCTCCAAGAAGCGCAAG TTTGTCGCTGATGGCATCTTCAAAGCTGAGCTAAATGAGTTTCTGACTCGAGAGTTGGCTGAAGATGGATACTCTGGAGTAGAGGTCCGAGTTACTCCAACGAGGACTGAAATTATCATCCTTGCTACCAG AACGCAAAACGTTCTTGGTGAGAAGGGGCGCCGAATCCGTGAGCTGACTGCTGTCGTACAGAAGAGGTTTGGCTTTCCTGAAGGCAGCGTGGAG CTCTATGCCGAGAAGGTGGCCACAAGAGGTCTGTGTGCTATTGCCCAAGCAGAGTCCCTGCGTTATAAACTTCTGGGAGGTTTAGCTGTGCGTCG AGCCTGCTATGGTGTCCTCCGCTTCATCATGGAGAGTGGTGCTAAGGGTTGTGAGGTGGTGGTGTCCGGTAAACTCAGAGGCCAGCGAGCCAAGTCTATGAAGTTTGTGGATGGCCTGATGATCCACAGTGGAGACCCCGTAAACTACTATGTCGATACAGCTGTGCGCCATGTCCTCCTCAGGCAGG GTGTTTTGGGTATTAAAGTAAAGATTATGTTGCCTTGGGACCCAAGTGGGAAGATTGGACCCAAGAAACCCCTTCCAGACCATGTCAGCATTGTGGAGCCCAAGGAAGAGATCTTACCTACCACACCCATCTCAGAGCAGAAAGGTGGCAAACCAGAACAGCCAGCCATGCCTCAGCCAGTTCCCACTGCATAA
- the SERPINH1 gene encoding serpin H1, protein MWVTNLLALCALAAAVPSEDKKLSDKATALADRSTILAFNLYHTMAKDKNMENILMSPVVVASSLGLVSLGGKATTASQAKAVLSADKLNDDYIHSGLSELLNEVSNSTARNVTWKLGNRLYGPSSINFADDFVKSSKKHYNYEHSKINFRDKRSALKSINEWASQTTDGKLPEVTKNMEKTDGALIVNAMFFKPHWDERFHQQMVDNRGFMVTRSYTVGVPMMHRTGLYNYFDDEAEKLQIVEMPLAHKLSSMIFIMPNHVEPLERVEKLLTREQLKTWIGKLKKRAVAISLPKVSLEVSHDLQKHLADLGLTEAMDKNKADLSKISGKKDLYLSNVFHAAALEWDTEGNPFDADIYGREEMRNPKLFYADHPFVFVIKDNKTNSILFIGRLVRPKGDKMRDEL, encoded by the exons ATGTGGGTGACCAACCTCCTGGCCCTCTGTGCCCTAGCGGCTGCAGTGCCCTCGGAAGATAAGAAGCTGAGCGATAAGGCAACCGCCTTAGCTGACCGCAGCACAATTCTCGCCTTCAACCTCTACCACACGATGGCTAAAGACAAGAACATGGAGAACATCCTCATGTCTCCCGTGGTGGTGGCCTCCTCGCTCGGCCTGGTGTCACTCGGTGGCAAGGCCACCACAGCCTCCCAAGCCAAGGCCGTGCTCAGCGCCGACAAGCTGAATGACGACTACATTCACAGCGGGCTTTCAGAGCTCCTGAACGAGGTCAGCAACTCCACCGCCCGCAACGTCACCTGGAAGCTCGGGAACCGCTTGTATGGCCCCAGCTCCATCAACTTTGCTGATGATTTTGTGAAGAGCAGCAAGAAGCACTACAACTACGAACACTCCAAGATCAACTTCAGGGACAAGAGGAGCGCTCTGAAATCTATCAACGAGTGGGCATCCCAGACCACCGATGGCAAGCTCCCCGAGGTCACCAAAAACATGGAGAAAACTGACGGGGCCCTGATCGTGAACGCCATGTTCTTCAAAC CGCACTGGGATGAGAGGTTCCATCAGCAGATGGTGGACAACCGTGGCTTTATGGTGACCCGTTCCTACACAGTGGGAGTTCCCATGATGCACCGCACAG GTCTGTACAACTACTTTGATGATGAGGCTGAGAAACTTCAGATTGTGGAGATGCCTCTCGCTCACAAACTCTCAAGCATGATCTTCATCATGCCCAACCACGTGGAGCCTCTGGAGAGAGTTGAGAAGCTGCTGACCAGAGAGCAACTGAAAACTTGGATCGGCAAGTTGAAGAAGAGAGCCGTGGCCATTTCCCTGCCGAAAGTCAGCTTGGAAGTCAGCCATGATCTTCAG AAACACTTAGCGGACCTTGGCTTGACTGAAGCAATGGACAAGAACAAGGCTGACCTGTCCAAGATTTCAGGCAAGAAAGATCTCTACCTTTCCAACGTCTTCCATGCCGCGGCCCTCGAGTGGGACACCGAGGGAAACCCCTTTGATGCTGACATCTACGGCCGAGAAGAAATGAGGAACCCAAAACTCTTCTACGCCGATCACCCATTCGTCTTTGTGATCAAGGACAATAAAACCAACTCCATTCTTTTCATTGGCAGGCTAGTGAGGCCCAAAGGGGACAAAATGCGCGATGAATTGTAG